The genomic segment GGGGGACGCGGGGACGCGGGGACACTGGCGGAACcgaatgtctttttttttttttttttttctattagaaATGTTAGATTCAATGCCGAAAACGTCGTGGGGAGAAAAATCTCGGCAGTGCGAGACCTGTTTCTGTAGTTCTGCCTTATTTAGTGTCATCTCGTTGGGAAATGTCTCCATTAAAAACCCCTGCATGACCATCATGCTTTTACTTGGTTGGAAACTTGTCCTTTTTCGCCACATATTCATTCGTGTATCGGTTTATGAAATGACCGACTAGTGCCCCACCGCACACAGacggcagaaaaaaagaagtgaacaGGTACTTGAACTTAGAAAGTAGATCCCATCTCCTCCCGTCTCACTGTGTGAAGTGTCGGtgcatgccccccccccatcacacAGCTCTGATCGTACACATGGTTACACCGCACCGACATTAGCGTCTCTCCCCGAAGCTTTATTGGCCTTTGTTTGCTGCGGGGCCGGCGACGGACTTAGAGGGCGGGCGGTCGGGACAGATAGCGTGGAGGTGGACGAACGGAAACCTCGGACCATCCGGGTCATCGCCTCCCGTCGCAAATACACAACCGCAGCGAaactcacccccccccctccgcctGTGTCCAGCCGCGTGGGATAAGGAGAGCGAGGGGAAGTGAACCCGGAGATGAACGCAGAGATGCCGCGGAGGCGAGGCCGCACGAAACCTCGGTTGAACACCTGCTCTTATAATGCGAGAGTTTTCTGAACAAAGACGTCTCGCCTGAGAGCAGCAAGTgcactcagaaaaaaagtggGTTTCTCTAGCGTGGCTGCAGGACAGTGGAAGCCACAGGTTCTTGCTGCCCAACTCGAAtctctttgatttttattcacaAGTCATCAGAGCTGCACTGGATTATCAGATCAGTTCCTTTCGCGGATCTGCAGTGGAGGATAGTTTTAGAGGAAGCCCGAAGCCCTCTGTTGAGGAGAAATTGAgccatttctttttaatcaagccagaagtttcagtttcagaaatactctgttactTTTGGAGGGAACCAACTAAACGCccatttttagttttcttaCTTTATCATGTTTATAATGTGACTTTATTTGAAGCCTTTACCGTATTGTAGAAACGCATGGGTCAAGGGGTTCAGCTGAAGTGAGACTGTGTGTTAGACGTGTGAGGCTCTAGCTTTGAGGCACCAGACTGAAGTGCTGGCGTTAGTAATCCTCCTCGTCAGTATGTAATTTAAAGATAAACTGGGGATTTAATGAGTGAGAGCCAGTTTGCTGTCAAATCCCAAAGATTTGACATTTCCATCCGTTCTCTGGAAGTAATTATGAGACTAACTTTAATAGTCTGTCACAAAATTCAGTTTCCAGATTGTCAGTTTGCATTATATCAGTGTACCTTTTAGATCTCCAGAAACTAAAAGTACACTATGTTGCTGTTCTGAGAAAGTACAACGACTACAGACAATTTGATCGTGCCCGTGTGTTGGATTTCTCACCAGCCTACAAGTGCAGGTGCACCAGGAAAGGGCCAAAGATCAGGTACAAGGATGTACAGAAGCTGGAGATCAAACCCAAACATCCGTACTGCCAGGAGAAGATGATATTGTGAGTGAGACTTTTTTTAATTgcctctcagtctctctccttctcttcatctGTCATTCTTTTTCTCCAGGGCTCTTTCTTGTATCTCTCTCTTGCTCAGCTCGTCTCCCAttgttttctccctcttctctccttatCCCCCTCGTCCTTTGTATTCTTCGTCTTCCTCGATCTCTTGACATTTCCCAaccactctgtctctcccccaGCTTTTCTCATCCTCTCACATCCCtgctttccttcttcttcttcttcttcttgtcttccattttcttctgcCCTTCCACCTCCCTGCGTGCACTGCAGGTAAGATGTATTTGTACCTGTGTGACGCCCAGATATAGAGCTGTAACTGTGCCACGGCCGTACTCCAAAAAACCATCAAAATATCTGGCAGCTATACAGGCTTTATCAAAACATCCTGTCGCCTGTGCTTAAAGCACTTAGGAGGATTTACAGTGTGATGATACAGTGACGATCTAATTTCAACCCCCTAGCGAGGAGGTGAGGATGATTTATTTGTTGGAAAGGTGGGTTACACATACGTGTAACATCTTAGGTTACAAACAATGCACCTTTATAACATAATGAGAAATCAAAAACAGTACTTGTATGTAAACAGCGTGTGTTCACCCAGCACCCTAAAAGTGGATTTCTGTTTCTCCCAGGGGTCGAGTACACCCCAACCTAAAGCCTTACATACAGGTTTTAGCTTGGTCTATGACTCACAGACTGTCTATTTGATCCTCCCACGCCGACCTGTGACCCATTAAATCACAGTCCGAGCAGATAAGACGGCTCGGATAATGTTTCGGCTTTAGCCACTGTGGAATGCGCCGTGAACCTCTCTGTCGACAATTAGGCCTCTTCTACTAAAGAGATCCAGACAGACTTGAAGTAACCAGTGGCGCTCAGGCAGACACTCCAGtcctgaataaataaactgGCTCGGTATGTTTACATAATGTACTCTATGTTTTATGCATGAGTTCTAGCGTCGGGGATCAAGTCTCGTCCAGAGTTAGAAATGTGAGATGCGGTTTATGTGTGGAATTCATTTGAAGTTTCATATCAAAGTCGCACGATGGGGACGGCAGATGGGAACGTCGTGTCAGCCTCCCTGGAGTCAGTTCGGTTTCTGTGCTCGAGGCACAAActctgctgccccctgctggcaAAGTACAATACGGCACGGAGGACACAATCTGGGTAACAGCAGCAAGCGGCTAAGAAAAACAGATTGTGTGGATGTGACATGAATAAATCTGTTCACCCAGTCACAGTCCCTTTTGGGGACAAAAATGTCCATACCGTTTAAGTCATTGAATATTAGGGTGTAGATTGaggtacatctgtgtgtgtgtgtgtgtgtgtgcgcaattCACAGTGGAAACATTTATACAGGAACatatgatgataatgatggtgATAATGATGAAGGATTGGATTTGGAGTTTTCCTTCCTTCCAAACTGAACGGAGATTAATCAGATAACATGGATCCACACATTTCCGTGATGTTTAATGCTGAAaccattagttgattaatcTAAAATAAAGTTAGAATGAAGTTAATTTGCAACAATTTTGTTAATCGATTGTTGGTTCCAGTTACTCTAATGTGAGTGTTTAcgtcttttgtctattttgtgcTATTGTAAATTAGATATTTTTGGATATTGGACTATTGAGCAGACAAATCTagaaatttgaagacatcacctcgGGCACTGGATACTTTGGATGGGAGTAtttcccaattttttttatgactgaatgactaatcaatttatcaaaaaGTAATCAACATATGAATtggtaatgaaaaataaatcattagtCATAATGTTACAGATGCCATTTAAAAGTCGATATTTAAAAGTAGTATTTTTCAATGAGTGTAGGaaaacccccacccccccaccaaaaaacaaaaaaaaaaaaccctgaaactCAGAAGTACTAGATCTGATTTGGTCTTTGTCGACCCACGGGTCTGTGGTGTGTGTTACCCGCCACATAGCTATTATTCAAGGCTGCTCTATTAGCATGAGATGGGGGCCACCAGCCACTGGTGCCCAGTGAAAAATGAGCCTCAGTGGGCTCCGGAAAgccacagaaagaaagagagcaggagaggaatgAGTGAGACAGTCCCCCCTCTGGCCTTTGTTGTGGCCATTTGGCTTACGGCGCTCAGTTTGGCATTCTGGACGACcactccaaaacacaaacacacacaagctgggAGCCCCGAAATGTCCCCGTTTTCTCCCTATTTCTTCCtgctttctccatttcctcatTGTTTAGCTTTTAAACTCAGTCTCTTTTCCACTTTatcttattctctctcttttatattatttttcgCCCTCTTTTTATTCCTATCTCTCATTACGTTTCTTACTGGTActctttgtttgtctttatcacttacttttcttttctcaccaCCTCACTTCTTCTAACCTGTGTTATGTCTTAGTCGGTTGAGGACacattcagatcctttacctaAATAAAATTTGTAGCACCACACTGTGAAACCACTCCATTAAAAGCAGAAGACCTTACAAAAcagtattatcaacaaaatgtacttcaagCTGTGCTTTAAAACTGTCACTATTATATTACAGTTTAATcggaaaatatttttttgtgtgttagaTCTAAATCTGCAAAGAAACTAGTAGCTGCAGCTGCCAAATTAATgtagtgaaaagaaaaaagccagaaGTGGAAATACTGCGGTAGAGTGCACTTAATTACTGtcacctcttttcttcttcttttgtcctCTTGCTGGTATGTTCTTCTTTTGGCCCCCTCATAGTGTCCCTTCTCCCCCTGTGCTTACGAAACGTTCTGAAGACCATATGAGCTTTTAGAGCCAGTGGCTGCACTTTTCGGATGCCCAGGTGAATAGTAATGAGGAGGAACGAAAGCCCAGATTAACACAGTAAACCCCTGCTAAGCATCCGTGGATCAACATTAAGGGTGTGTTTATTACAGGCTTGCAGAGATGAGACCACTGgcgtgcatgcacacatacaagaGCACTTTCATGTTCTATCTATCAAAACACACGCGCTCAAAGCTCAGTTCTTCCATAACAAAGCACGTAGAGCCGCGCAACTAAACCTCAGTAGCCAAACAAAGTGACAACTGAATGGGCGGTAAAATATATGCGAAACACTTTAATGCCTGTAAGTAAtgaatgcaacatttttatcaagAGTCAAGTCTTTTCTCTTCTAGTCAACTCATTGAACATTCAGGGTTTGGTGAGCCTTTGAGCGTGTCACTGGATGGAGAGGCCCCATGGCATAGTGGGTgttttttcccacatttctcTTGTTTGGCCTGAATATGCCACATGCAGGCAGACTGTCTCTGCCCTTGCCCTAAGCGGAGGGTTATAGACGCAACAACTGATTCAATGAGCTCAGATGTCACATATTGAAGTGGCACCTCCACAATATTGCTTCATTGCCAAGAAACTGGCCGCCCAGTGCAAGCCGGGGTCTTTTGAAATTCGGGGGCATTTAACTGTGGAAATGTTATTGAGGGCAGCAAAGAATAGCAGCAAGAATCCGGGGGAAAAACATATCAACCACGCTACAGCTTGACCAGTTTCTATTCAAATGACTCAGACTGGCTTTCATATGGTTTGAAATAGTTCAGACCTGTGCTTTTACTCTATTCAGCTCTTGGCTTTTGTAGTTGATCTCAACTATTTCTCAAACTACTGAAGTTAGCGCGGCTGTCTAAATCTCCAAGCATACTGTGCAGCCTAATCAAACTATTTTTGCAGCCATGTGATTGCACTAGGAGCTCAAAAGTCAAATGTTTTATGGcataaatattgtattttccTCAACAACCAACTGCACCAACAGTCATTATAGAGTAATAAGCACATTCTGGTGGTTCTGGGATATCTGACCTTTTGGCCTGCTACTCTGTCGTTTGGGAGAAATTTGGTGCACATTTTTGGAGCTGTAAAACTAGTTTGGGCGAGGGCTGACACGAAGCCACATTCTTTCTGAATGGCTGGTGGCCCTACAATCTTAAATTAAACTCACATGGCGATGCAAAATTGACtcaatttttgtgtttggttgaaTTATTCtgtcaaatattttgttaatttcttACCTTTGGAATGCACACGTCGCACAACTCTTCCCCAGTACACCGCGCTTTATTCACAACTGTTTTTGGCCACCGCGCCTTCAACAGGGTGGTGAAGACAGAGTAAATTTGGTAATAACATTAGACTTTTTGGGTTTAATAACATCTCGCTTTTTCTTGCTTCTTCTCTGCTCCCCTCCTCAGTGTGACGATGGAGAACGTGTCTCGGTTCAAAGGGCAGGAGTACTGTCTCCATCCCAAACTTCAGAGCACCAAGAATCTGGTCAAATGGTTCCGCATCTGGAAGGACAAGCACAGGTAATAATCTTCGAACTCCTGCACAAAATCTGATAATAGGTTAGTTTTAAATAGCAAGTTTTATGGGGCTTAACAATATCTATCAGCCCTATGTACAGAAACAATCGTAtgatgttaaaggaatagtgccgcattttgggaaacacgcttttcacttcctggcggagagatggatgagagtatctaaacatgaagctacagccagcagctggttagcttagcttagcacaaagactgcaaacagggggaaacagctagcctggttgtccaaaggtaacaaaatccgcctACCAGCTCCTCCAAAAACCATTAGTCAATATATTTCTTTAATCTCTAGAAAAAAGgagaatgtaaaaatgacattttgccaTTGTATTTAGACACAAACCTAAACTGCTCATAGCTGATGATTGCATGTACCTCTTGCCCACCTGCCAGCCACATTTCCACAGAAACTCAGTGGGTCGGAGAGTGATTAAACCTGTGCCCTGCCGCCTGCATCCACAGGGCCAACAAATTCAATACACGAAACATTCGATCTCTATTTTTCCTGAGACTCCAGAGAGGTAGATGATCCTGGCATAAACAGCTAACGTGAAGGCAGCCAAAGAAGTGAATATTTAAGAAAGAACTGGACAAACGTTTGAAATCACAGCAAAATTTAACTCTATCTTTGTTTCTTCCTCAGGGTGTACGAAGCTTAAAACACTGGCTACCCAGATCATGGATcaagtgagacaaaaaaaaaaaaaaggcaacaccATCACCAGGACTGTTTTTATGAAGTGCAAGATGTAACCTACAATCAAACTGTACTTCTCCCTCGTCTGCCTGAGATCTGTCAAACGCATTAAGAGATATCTTTAGTTCGTATATAAGCCGGTGGGCTCATTTTAGTCGGCCATCAATGTAGTTGCAGTCACTCACCACCCGGTCTTTGCAGCTGTAGTTATACTTGTCAAATACTGGACAAGACACCACCGTCTGTGTTCAAACAGTTGTAGGTTTGTTCAGATATGATTTAAAGGGACTTCTCTTTTGCTTTGGGTTTATAGgcttctttcaaaatgaagaaTGTGTCAATCTTACAAAATGAGCAAACCTTCCTTTGACGGATACAGTGTAGGTGTTTCTATTGTAAAGATTTTCACTACTCTATTCAATATGACAGGTATAATATTTGTACAATGCCAACTTTTAGGATCTGGTTACCTGTGTTCAAGAGGTCGTAGTAGAAAATGCAGCGAGAAAGGTTGTCAATGACTCTGACTCTCTGTATGTGTAGAGGAGAGGCAGTGGTTACATATAATACACAAGTTTTCTATTCTTCAGTCAGATAGGGGAGATctaccactgtgtgtgtgtttatcaggtCCATGCTAGTCATATgtgtcaaacaaacacaccactcTGCGGCACATgctgtgtaaaaatacaatttcactAAACTTGCAGGGTGTAGTTTCAGTAGTTATTAAAGAATACAAATAGTTCATATGTGCCACTGCTACATAAATTACAGCCTGTGGATAGGAGTTAGTGATAAAAACGTGATTATTAATAACACTAAGAAAGCAAGACTGTCTGCGGTTTACAGCAACAAACAGGAGTAACGTGTGCATTTGTCGGGGACTACTTTCAGCCGTGGATTTATACACGTTTGGTTGTTCACTTAGCGTTTacttcagcacaacaatgactccaaataaactacagtgcccatttTTATGGTAATAATGAACCAAATcagccagtgcaacagtgtggctcactgatgtgtttttatggtaatagtttttggacaacaatggaggtctTTGGAACAGAGGGATAaactatatcaggctttggatacacagacagtACCTGCTAGTAGggtcaattcattgttggttttatttttttgtcatgggatttgttgacaataagaaaaatacagaatattatcagacttatcctttaaaacaGGCTATAGGCTGTGTTAATGTCTTATTAAAGTTGCAGCAGGGCACGGGGTctgaaaatatttcttcttttagcTCGGAAAAAGGAGAATTTGGCTGAAAACAGATCCAGATTCACTGTTCACACAGAAAGCAACACTTATTAATTACATCACagcatatatttaaatatattatagGCTATTCATTTGTACTGCTAATGATCATTTCAGTCTCCTGCAGCCCTACATGGGAAGTGATACTCTGCTCTTTTATGATCTCTCCTCCTGTAGATCTCCTGAACAATACTCTCAaatgtgttattattttgtatgCTGTGGATACACTTTGTAATAATGACTGTTGGGTGTTGTTTTGTTGCCACCAAACAGAATTCACACGCAAATATATCTGCATATATACAAAAACACCACGTTTTCTTTACCTTCTGAAGAATGTGCATTACTCTTgttttatatcttatatataaatatatataaagaagCATTTTGTAAATGGACCAGTATAGCCTATATGTTAGTGGGAATGAATTCACCTTAAGACTTTATAGTGTcatgtatattatattactgcATTATagttgtttttatgcttttgtttatttaaatcttGGTTTGGTAACAGACATTTGGAGGGTAAGTGTTTGGACTGGCccaccaaacacacagttaGACGTTCCACTGAgtataaaacataaacacagcaaTAAAGTGTCTCTAGAGCAGCTCATGTTTgcttttgattcatttaattaCCTATTGTAATCGAAACTGAAACAAAGGTCGTTGTAGAAGGTGTGTAAAGGTAAAAGCTCCTTTAAAGCAAAGTGCTGTGAGGCAAGCAGTCCACCTGGTGGCGGTATATACCAACAGACTTCTATCAGGCTAACTGCAGGTGACAGTAGATAAAATACATCACCGttaatagtgaaaaattcctAGGGAGTTGTATCTGAAGTCAATATCTGCGATGTAACATGAAAAACTTTATAAGATTCTTTATTCTCATTTCAGTTCAGAATTACAAAACGGCTTTGCACCTGATATTGTCTTTGcaaataatattaaaagttatttgaaggggaggggggggaatCGAAATttagaacaaaaacacagaagaaaaccaTCATTATGAATCTCAGTTTAAGTAAATACAATCCtaagtaaaatgtatttaaaaaaactaatgtACCTCCACAAAACTATCCTGTCAGGACTTGGGGGCCTCTGACACTTGTGTACTATGTACAAATATACATTACGTACTGTACGCATAATACATAGAATACATTTAAGTAATACTGCTATCAGTAAATGGACGGAGGATTCAAATAGTTTCCATCAGATTGTTAGATTATGTATACATTAACCTATGCTCTATAGATAAAAATCAGCCATACAAAAAGTTCCCTAACTGAAATAAGTCAATTCATTTATCGAGCACCTATAAAAACAACTAACTTAGTCCAAAGTGTTTACAAAGAGATCGGATTACAAGGTTATTTGGTTGATGATTAcaatctgttgtttttatgattttatccaGTTATATTAtgcttttataatatttatctTTATCCTCTTAGTTATGTCTGtgttaaaacacagacataactAAGCATAATATAACtggataaaatcataaaaacacaacagcattttacagagaacaaataaaaagcagctCAGGTTTCTTATAATCATTAATTTAGAAGAAATAATCAGAAATTAGGGACATTTTACTAAATATTGTAGCCCTAAAATCATCATATAAGCAatataagcaataaaacattaaatgcagTTTGTCTTCAGTCTTACCTAAATCACATAGCAATCAAAGTCTTTTCTCTCAGTGGAGAGCAGTAAACCTGCCtatgtgtaaaattgtgcaCACAGAGACGTTTGACTGCTTTGGCCAAATTCTGCTTCACATAGGACAATCAGACAATATGTacttaattaaaacaaaccGGAGAGGTGGTAGGCAAAAGGTGCAATAACCAAATCATTCTGATAAATTTTGACAGTGAAACTTAATCAGTTTAAGTGTTATCAATAGGGATCAAAGAAATGAACAATTATCTGTCCTGGTACGTTTCATGTTTGCcgtctctgcctgtctgccgTCTGCAAGGCGGGGTCAGTATTTGGCAGCTGTCTCCCGCTGTGTTCAGAGTGAAAGAGGCGGGGTCAGTATTTGGCAGGTTCGTCcctggagggtgtgtgtgtgtgtgtgtgtgtgtgtgtgtatgtatgtgtgtgtgtgttagactcGCTAAGCAACGACCTGCAAACGGGCATCCGAGCTAGTgcgagcaaaaaaaaaaaaaaaaaacaggaaccaCATTATTTTCGACTGTCTTTGCAATGTTCCCGACGATATTTCTACGCCGCCTGATTTGATCTCATCGAAGTTGCCGTCTCTCCAGACGTCGGCTACAAAACCCGAACAAGAAATTAATGCATCTTGCTCCGCgttcctgtttgttttgaccTGGTAAGGTAACTGCTACCCCGGAGCGACTGATTAGCTTCCCCTGCTAACAGCGCTTCTTCTGGTTCTCTCAGCATCTTAGTAGCTAATGCTAGCCAGCTAAGCTAACTGTGCCAGACGCTTTGTGTTGTctgtttaattattattattattattttgtgcttACAGGTGGTTTACGAGTTTGTCTGCTGTGCCCGTGTCTTTATTACGAGGTTAATGTTCAAGTGCACAGTGGGTGTTAAAAACCGTTTGTGGCTTTATCGGTGTTCATTGAGAGCTAACGGCTAACGGTTAGTTCCATCACATCTGTGGTTGCTCCGGAGCCACAGCAAGCTAACtcggagacagaaaaagaaaaactgccataaataattaaatatttgggaggtttttttttttttttttttggttttttttttgtggatgcCCAAAGAAAGACTGAACAACGCCTCTTGTTTTCGGTTTTTTGCAGAAATTTGGTACTGTAGTTGCTTTTAgttagtagttttttt from the Xiphias gladius isolate SHS-SW01 ecotype Sanya breed wild chromosome 23, ASM1685928v1, whole genome shotgun sequence genome contains:
- the cxcl14 gene encoding C-X-C motif chemokine 14 — encoded protein: MHRCTAVLLLLVVALYLLSAEAYKCRCTRKGPKIRYKDVQKLEIKPKHPYCQEKMIFVTMENVSRFKGQEYCLHPKLQSTKNLVKWFRIWKDKHRVYEA